From the Desulfovibrio sp. JY genome, one window contains:
- the dsrA gene encoding dissimilatory-type sulfite reductase subunit alpha, which translates to MAKHQTPLLDQLESGPWPSFVSDIKQEAAHRAANPKGLDYQIPVECADDLLGVLELSFKDKETHWKHGGIVGVFGYGGGVIGRYCDQPEMFPGVAHFHTVRVAQPSGKYYTTEYLRQIMDIWDLRGSGLTNMHGSTGDIVLLGTTTPQLEEIFHDLTHNLNTDLGGSGSNLRTPADCLGQSRCEFACYDTQDVCHTLTNDYQDELHRPAFPYKFKFKFDGCPNGCVASIARSDFSVIGTWKDDIRIDQDRVKAYVAGEFKPGGGSHADGKWGAFDVVKEVVDRCPTGCMSYDGAKLTIDNSNCTRCMHCINTMPAALKIGKETGTSILVGAKAPILDGAQMSSLLVPFVVVEKPYDELKEIIENIWDWWMEEGKNRERVGETIKRLSFQKLLEVTNTKAIPQHVEAPRSNPYIFFKEDEVPGGFAHDEKAYRQRHMR; encoded by the coding sequence ATGGCGAAACACCAAACCCCCCTGTTGGACCAGCTCGAATCCGGGCCCTGGCCCAGCTTCGTGTCCGACATCAAACAGGAAGCCGCGCACCGGGCAGCCAATCCCAAGGGGCTGGACTACCAGATCCCGGTCGAGTGCGCCGACGACCTGCTCGGCGTCCTGGAACTCTCCTTCAAAGACAAGGAGACCCACTGGAAGCACGGCGGCATCGTGGGCGTTTTCGGCTACGGCGGTGGCGTCATCGGCCGCTATTGTGACCAGCCCGAAATGTTCCCCGGCGTGGCCCATTTCCATACGGTTCGTGTGGCCCAGCCCTCCGGCAAATACTACACTACCGAATATCTCCGGCAGATCATGGACATCTGGGACCTGCGCGGCTCGGGCCTGACCAACATGCACGGTTCCACCGGCGACATCGTGCTTCTTGGCACCACGACCCCGCAGCTCGAGGAAATTTTCCACGACCTGACCCACAATCTGAATACGGACCTCGGTGGCTCGGGTTCCAACCTGCGCACCCCGGCCGACTGCCTGGGCCAGTCCCGCTGCGAATTCGCCTGCTACGACACCCAGGACGTGTGCCACACCCTGACCAACGATTATCAGGATGAGCTGCACCGCCCGGCCTTCCCCTACAAGTTCAAGTTCAAGTTCGACGGCTGCCCGAACGGCTGCGTGGCCTCCATCGCCCGCTCCGACTTCTCGGTCATCGGCACCTGGAAGGACGACATCCGCATCGACCAGGACCGCGTGAAAGCCTATGTGGCCGGCGAGTTCAAGCCGGGCGGCGGCTCCCATGCCGACGGCAAATGGGGCGCCTTCGACGTGGTCAAGGAAGTCGTGGACCGCTGCCCCACCGGCTGCATGAGCTACGACGGCGCCAAGCTGACCATCGACAACAGCAACTGCACCCGTTGCATGCACTGCATCAACACCATGCCGGCCGCTCTCAAGATCGGTAAGGAAACCGGCACGTCCATCCTGGTCGGCGCCAAGGCCCCGATCCTCGACGGCGCGCAGATGTCCTCCCTGCTCGTGCCCTTCGTCGTGGTGGAAAAGCCCTACGACGAGCTCAAGGAAATCATTGAGAACATCTGGGACTGGTGGATGGAAGAAGGCAAGAACCGCGAGCGCGTGGGCGAGACCATCAAACGTCTCTCCTTCCAGAAGCTGCTCGAGGTCACCAACACCAAGGCTATCCCGCAGCATGTGGAAGCCCCCCGTAGCAACCCCTACATCTTCTTCAAGGAAGATGAGGTGCCCGGCGGCTTTGCCCACGACGAAAAGGCCTATCGCCAGAGACACATGAGATAA
- a CDS encoding YkgJ family cysteine cluster protein: MHVAMPDSAPVCRRCGACCRDGGPALHVRDLPLLRDGVLAPTDLMTLRRGEYVTDNVAGTVGPSPVELVKIRPVPGGRTCRFYRAGTTGACAIHRHRPAQCRALFCQAPKALAAMYRTELLTRRDILGPASPLAELCAHHEAETGLLRLEELCRQALSGDADAREAVIRADRLDAAMRDLVPERAGVPPEMLLFLFGRPLRQALPACRAVLTPPALYKDGPSA; this comes from the coding sequence ATGCACGTCGCCATGCCCGACTCCGCACCCGTCTGCCGCCGTTGCGGCGCCTGCTGCCGCGACGGCGGCCCGGCCCTGCATGTCCGGGACCTGCCCCTGCTGCGGGACGGCGTCCTTGCGCCAACCGACCTCATGACCCTTCGCCGGGGCGAATACGTCACGGACAACGTGGCCGGCACCGTCGGCCCCTCGCCCGTCGAACTGGTCAAGATACGCCCGGTTCCGGGCGGTCGGACCTGCCGGTTCTACCGTGCCGGCACGACCGGGGCCTGCGCCATCCACCGGCATCGCCCGGCCCAGTGCCGCGCCCTGTTCTGCCAGGCTCCCAAGGCCCTGGCGGCCATGTACCGCACGGAGCTGCTGACCCGGCGCGACATCCTGGGACCGGCCAGCCCCCTGGCCGAGCTGTGCGCCCACCACGAAGCCGAAACGGGGCTCTTGCGCCTGGAAGAGCTGTGCCGGCAGGCCCTTTCCGGGGACGCCGACGCCCGCGAGGCCGTCATCCGGGCCGACCGCCTCGACGCCGCCATGCGCGACCTCGTGCCCGAGCGGGCCGGCGTCCCGCCCGAGATGCTCCTGTTCCTTTTCGGCCGGCCCCTGCGCCAGGCCCTGCCCGCCTGCCGGGCCGTCCTCACCCCGCCCGCCCTTTACAAGGACGGCCCCAGCGCCTAA
- a CDS encoding acyltransferase produces MSVASGSRHLRWIEAARTIAMLVVVWSHASNMAFFREGDFSVTPLFSACLVTFAVPAFFLLSGYLLRLHACLRPEGVPFARRPARQMRRLLPPFLAWNALTLLSLKVLYGVPLGHWQRLIELAVGSMQLYFIFALLQFLSLACLTDLFATPRRIAGWTVAGMAATIAFYALSSILYAVSSPRDYAFELVGIRLAPAWAGFFFLGAWLAGRQDMLPSLTRRLPLLLLATGLAFAAYLHEVAAEATLLGVNYRQYFLLSGLCFQILGALALCCACQWAEKRANGPVFHALAATGRDTFGIYLSHYILVLAFYAAIPPPVSPVWRLPLGAACLVLAFGGSLLLTRLARRVGPRPWTRLLFADV; encoded by the coding sequence ATGTCCGTAGCGTCCGGTTCGCGCCACCTCCGGTGGATCGAGGCCGCCCGCACCATAGCCATGCTGGTGGTGGTCTGGTCCCACGCCAGCAACATGGCCTTCTTCCGCGAGGGCGATTTTTCCGTTACCCCGCTTTTCTCCGCCTGCCTGGTCACCTTTGCCGTGCCGGCCTTTTTCCTGCTGTCCGGCTACCTGCTGCGGTTACACGCCTGCCTGCGTCCGGAGGGCGTCCCCTTTGCCCGGCGTCCGGCCAGGCAGATGCGGCGGCTGCTCCCCCCGTTTCTGGCCTGGAACGCCCTGACCCTGCTGTCGCTTAAGGTCCTCTACGGCGTGCCGCTCGGCCACTGGCAGCGCCTGATCGAGCTGGCCGTGGGCTCCATGCAGCTCTACTTCATCTTCGCCCTGCTCCAGTTCCTGTCCCTGGCCTGCCTGACGGACCTCTTCGCCACGCCCCGGCGCATCGCCGGCTGGACCGTGGCCGGGATGGCCGCCACCATCGCGTTCTACGCGCTCTCGAGCATCCTCTACGCCGTCTCGTCGCCGCGCGATTACGCCTTCGAACTGGTCGGCATCCGGCTGGCCCCGGCCTGGGCCGGTTTCTTCTTTCTGGGCGCCTGGCTAGCCGGACGCCAGGACATGCTTCCCAGCCTGACCCGCCGGCTACCGCTGCTGCTCCTCGCGACCGGACTGGCCTTTGCCGCCTATCTGCACGAAGTGGCCGCCGAAGCGACCCTTCTCGGCGTCAATTACCGTCAGTATTTCCTGCTTTCCGGCCTGTGCTTCCAGATACTTGGCGCGCTGGCCCTCTGCTGCGCCTGCCAGTGGGCGGAGAAACGCGCCAACGGGCCGGTCTTTCACGCCCTGGCCGCGACCGGGCGTGACACGTTCGGCATCTACCTGTCCCATTACATCCTGGTCCTGGCCTTTTACGCCGCCATCCCCCCGCCCGTGTCTCCCGTCTGGCGGCTGCCCCTCGGCGCGGCCTGCCTCGTCCTCGCTTTCGGCGGCAGCCTGCTGCTGACGCGCTTGGCCCGCCGGGTCGGCCCCCGCCCCTGGACACGCCTGCTTTTCGCGGATGTGTGA
- a CDS encoding DUF2325 domain-containing protein: MQRKTLHENAEFACPIVGTCLTVSELRRICRKCGDAVAEDASDYDAHVFLVGQAKVAGGAPAKYLQRFLDKKYRKDLRAFLRVDDPESLRRMWRERADAGDVPGPFWAIMSHPDVPQELLREVYGEVHMLSHRVGAANRADLSRLAWLEEKLSEAAAALEEQKTALRQAVGVWKGRCREAMEEVAGERRRRQAVERERISLKAAIENSAVAAVRRDRDVLSRELAKTAERLEATEAEAGRQALALEKMHAELTDLRRELADRDSEVTALEASLFAALGDAAAAHAAHAEHHRDESTAPDAEHVCPCREQGLPEGSCGGNCPCRAGEAHPGLAGKRVLYVGGRCSLVAHYKLLAAKFGCELVHHDGGREQSAHRLWELLGAADAVVCPVDCVSHEACSLVKQACRGCLKPLVLARSSGLSSLARSLAELDVPRAQ; encoded by the coding sequence ATGCAGCGCAAGACCCTGCACGAAAACGCCGAATTCGCCTGCCCCATCGTGGGCACCTGTCTGACCGTGTCCGAACTGCGCCGGATCTGCCGCAAATGCGGCGACGCCGTGGCCGAGGACGCTTCCGATTACGACGCCCACGTCTTCCTGGTGGGCCAGGCCAAGGTGGCCGGCGGCGCGCCTGCCAAATATCTGCAACGCTTTTTGGACAAGAAATACCGCAAGGACCTGCGCGCCTTTTTGCGCGTCGACGACCCGGAAAGCCTGCGGCGCATGTGGCGGGAACGGGCCGACGCCGGCGACGTGCCCGGCCCTTTTTGGGCCATCATGTCCCATCCGGACGTGCCCCAGGAACTGTTGCGCGAGGTGTATGGCGAAGTGCACATGCTTTCCCACCGGGTCGGCGCGGCCAACCGGGCCGACCTGTCGCGCCTGGCCTGGCTCGAGGAAAAGCTGTCCGAGGCCGCGGCCGCCCTGGAGGAACAGAAAACCGCCCTGCGCCAGGCGGTCGGCGTCTGGAAGGGCCGCTGCCGGGAGGCCATGGAGGAAGTGGCCGGGGAACGGCGGCGGCGGCAGGCCGTCGAACGCGAGCGCATTTCGCTCAAGGCGGCCATCGAAAACTCGGCCGTGGCCGCCGTGCGCCGCGACCGCGACGTCTTGAGCCGTGAGCTGGCGAAAACCGCCGAGCGGCTGGAAGCGACCGAAGCCGAGGCCGGCCGGCAGGCCCTGGCCCTGGAAAAAATGCACGCCGAACTGACCGACCTGCGCCGGGAGCTGGCCGACCGGGACAGCGAAGTGACGGCCCTGGAGGCCTCGCTGTTCGCGGCGCTTGGCGACGCGGCCGCGGCCCATGCCGCCCATGCCGAACACCATCGGGACGAGAGCACCGCCCCGGACGCGGAACACGTCTGTCCCTGCCGGGAACAGGGGCTGCCCGAAGGCTCCTGCGGCGGCAACTGCCCCTGCCGGGCCGGGGAAGCCCACCCGGGGTTGGCCGGCAAACGGGTGCTCTACGTGGGCGGGCGCTGCTCGCTCGTGGCCCATTACAAGCTTCTGGCCGCCAAATTCGGTTGCGAGCTGGTGCATCATGACGGCGGCCGGGAACAGTCGGCCCACCGGCTCTGGGAGCTTCTGGGCGCGGCCGACGCGGTGGTGTGCCCTGTCGACTGTGTGAGCCACGAGGCCTGTTCCCTGGTCAAGCAGGCCTGCCGTGGCTGCCTCAAACCGCTCGTTCTGGCCCGGTCCTCGGGGCTTTCCAGCCTGGCCCGGTCCCTGGCCGAACTCGACGTTCCCCGGGCGCAATAA
- a CDS encoding (2Fe-2S) ferredoxin domain-containing protein, translating into MKHEIVICMGSSCFARGNKKHLLMIEQYLADHGLADSVVLTGSRCEDQCTTGPNIRIDGQLYGEINGERLMELLSRHLSA; encoded by the coding sequence ATGAAACATGAGATCGTCATTTGCATGGGCAGTTCGTGTTTCGCCCGGGGCAACAAGAAGCATCTGCTTATGATCGAGCAGTACCTTGCCGACCATGGGCTTGCCGACAGCGTGGTCCTTACCGGCAGCCGGTGCGAGGACCAGTGCACCACAGGCCCCAATATCCGCATCGACGGACAACTTTATGGCGAAATCAACGGCGAACGCCTGATGGAACTTTTAAGCCGCCACCTGTCCGCCTAA
- a CDS encoding 4Fe-4S binding protein — protein MLKHYPIYTIETECQDCYRCLRHCPVKAIQVENGRATVVPELCIACGQCVAACPAHAKQVRSDLFAVFKLLRSQRPAYVSLAPSWVAEFPDVSPQAMIAALRKLGFSGVSETALGAQEVSAGVAKALSQGAPRLMLSTACPAAVDFIRGYMPELVPNLTPLLSPLLTHCRMMRRAYGQHIGMVFFGPCVAKKTEADNHPGLLDAAMTFTDLRAMLRQENIYPASLVPGPADVFMPHAAKEGALYPIEGGMTDTVKAYTGNSSVCFTTLSGIQTIQSALEGIQNHVLPQPVFVEMLACVGGCVRGPCISSHRPRLLDQLDVFNRAVKPAPDEPLRTPAVPINERKNPAPVDLPVYSEDQYVRVLRLIGKFTPEDEINCGGCGHETCRGLARAMLEGLAEPSMCVHFLRKRATRKANALLRCIPAGVVIADARLHIIECNEHFARLFGEEILTAYEASPGMEGAALEKIVPFIGLFRRALESETDIHRDALRQDDRVFSVTIFTIEPRSVIGGVIFDVTGSELRREEIAQRAREIIRKNLETVQEIACRLGENMADTEILLRSLSEGFSSAAKPISGKELRGRR, from the coding sequence ATGCTCAAGCACTATCCCATCTATACCATTGAAACCGAATGCCAGGACTGCTACCGCTGTCTGCGGCACTGTCCGGTCAAGGCCATCCAGGTGGAAAACGGCCGGGCCACGGTGGTGCCGGAACTGTGCATTGCCTGCGGCCAGTGCGTGGCCGCCTGCCCGGCCCACGCCAAGCAGGTGCGTAGCGACCTGTTCGCGGTCTTCAAACTGTTGCGCTCCCAGCGGCCGGCCTACGTTTCCCTGGCCCCGTCCTGGGTGGCGGAATTTCCCGACGTCTCGCCCCAGGCCATGATCGCCGCCCTGCGCAAGCTGGGCTTTTCCGGCGTGTCGGAAACGGCGCTCGGCGCCCAGGAGGTCTCGGCCGGCGTGGCCAAGGCCCTGTCCCAGGGCGCGCCCCGGCTCATGCTCTCCACGGCCTGCCCGGCGGCGGTGGATTTCATCCGGGGCTACATGCCCGAGCTCGTGCCGAACCTCACCCCGCTGCTCTCGCCGCTTCTGACCCACTGCCGCATGATGCGCCGCGCCTACGGCCAGCACATCGGCATGGTCTTTTTCGGCCCGTGCGTGGCCAAGAAAACCGAGGCCGACAACCACCCGGGACTGCTCGACGCGGCCATGACCTTCACCGACCTGCGGGCCATGCTGCGCCAGGAAAACATTTATCCCGCAAGCCTCGTCCCCGGTCCGGCCGACGTTTTCATGCCCCATGCGGCCAAGGAAGGCGCGCTCTACCCCATCGAAGGCGGCATGACCGACACGGTCAAGGCCTATACCGGCAATTCCAGCGTCTGTTTCACCACGCTTTCCGGCATCCAGACCATCCAGTCGGCCCTAGAAGGCATCCAGAACCATGTGCTGCCCCAGCCCGTGTTCGTGGAGATGCTCGCCTGCGTGGGCGGCTGCGTGCGGGGGCCGTGCATCTCGAGCCACCGGCCGCGCCTGCTCGACCAGCTCGACGTCTTCAACCGCGCGGTCAAACCCGCTCCCGATGAACCGTTGCGCACGCCGGCCGTGCCCATAAACGAACGCAAGAACCCCGCGCCCGTGGACCTGCCCGTCTACAGCGAGGACCAGTACGTGCGGGTGCTGCGGCTGATCGGCAAATTCACGCCCGAGGACGAGATCAACTGCGGCGGCTGCGGCCACGAAACCTGCCGGGGGCTGGCCCGGGCCATGCTGGAAGGGCTGGCCGAGCCGTCGATGTGCGTCCATTTCCTGCGCAAGCGCGCCACCCGCAAGGCCAATGCCCTCTTGCGCTGCATTCCGGCCGGGGTGGTCATCGCCGACGCCAGGCTCCACATCATCGAGTGCAACGAGCATTTCGCCCGGCTTTTCGGCGAGGAGATCCTGACGGCCTACGAGGCGAGTCCGGGCATGGAAGGCGCGGCCCTGGAAAAGATCGTGCCCTTCATCGGGCTGTTCCGCCGGGCGCTGGAATCCGAAACCGACATCCACCGCGACGCCCTGCGCCAGGACGACCGGGTTTTCAGCGTCACCATCTTCACCATCGAACCGCGCAGCGTCATCGGCGGCGTGATCTTCGACGTCACGGGCTCGGAGCTGCGCCGCGAGGAGATCGCCCAGCGAGCCCGGGAGATCATCCGTAAGAATCTCGAGACCGTGCAGGAGATCGCCTGCCGCCTGGGCGAAAACATGGCCGACACGGAAATCCTGCTGCGCTCGCTCTCGGAAGGCTTTTCCAGCGCCGCCAAGCCCATCTCCGGAAAAGAACTGCGGGGGCGGCGCTGA